In Mycoplasmopsis maculosa, one genomic interval encodes:
- the mobL gene encoding relaxase MobL, with product MSKVIFKQNNNFGFVRAVDRFSKIEKLKAYGEKAINYFKTGKYIDYITRDEACFDFIGEMPEFKNDEEALNWFNSHTKGFNKLNNVNDVSSGLYSFNAVNLKFEAIELNEGKNMLSKLKENQYIWDTHLSFGEIGIAKRVMTPKQISKLLEENLNTFFTRNNLNLNNLNVLYAIHANTKNPHIHLAFWEKEPKLKYVSSKELQFKKDGLIPLGEFKTFGTIITNKILEKERYKSYYEAVGELRNLKVDVKQDFKSIDLKGSKLNDLVNGVIKNKNSNVWNYARLDAKSKNAVDSLVLEIIKQEDTLFYKYAEFENQVMLIDNKFNRKYEKEQANKLIEKERKELKINLGNLVLNKLKEFERNKLSNVGYINYLPNANYLKSKNIFNTKYKWEIKKIKFENEKRELEARIKALKQYSKHLEREEGLEYE from the coding sequence ATGAGCAAAGTAATTTTTAAACAAAATAACAATTTTGGTTTTGTCAGGGCAGTTGATAGATTTTCAAAAATAGAAAAATTAAAAGCGTATGGAGAAAAAGCAATTAATTATTTTAAAACCGGTAAATATATAGATTACATAACAAGAGATGAAGCGTGTTTTGATTTTATTGGTGAAATGCCCGAATTTAAAAATGATGAAGAAGCCTTAAATTGATTTAACAGTCATACAAAAGGATTTAACAAATTAAATAATGTAAATGATGTATCAAGCGGTTTGTATAGTTTTAATGCAGTTAATTTAAAATTTGAGGCAATAGAATTAAATGAAGGTAAAAATATGCTTTCTAAACTTAAAGAAAATCAATATATTTGAGATACACATTTAAGTTTTGGAGAAATAGGTATTGCTAAAAGAGTTATGACACCAAAACAAATTTCAAAATTACTAGAAGAAAATTTAAATACATTTTTTACGAGAAATAATTTAAATTTAAATAATTTAAATGTTTTATACGCAATACACGCAAATACGAAAAATCCTCACATACATTTAGCATTTTGAGAAAAAGAACCAAAATTAAAATATGTTTCATCAAAAGAATTGCAATTTAAAAAAGATGGTTTAATACCTTTGGGTGAATTTAAAACTTTTGGAACAATCATAACTAATAAGATTTTAGAAAAAGAAAGATATAAAAGTTATTATGAAGCAGTTGGTGAATTGAGAAATTTAAAAGTTGATGTTAAACAAGATTTTAAGTCTATTGATTTAAAGGGCTCTAAACTTAATGATTTAGTAAATGGAGTAATAAAAAATAAAAATAGTAATGTATGAAATTATGCGAGGTTGGATGCTAAATCTAAAAATGCTGTTGATAGTTTAGTTTTGGAAATTATCAAACAAGAGGATACTTTATTTTATAAATATGCGGAATTCGAAAATCAAGTTATGTTGATTGATAATAAATTTAATCGTAAATATGAAAAAGAGCAAGCGAATAAATTAATTGAGAAAGAAAGAAAAGAGCTAAAAATCAATTTAGGGAATTTGGTTTTAAATAAATTAAAGGAATTTGAAAGAAACAAACTAAGTAATGTTGGCTATATAAATTATTTACCTAATGCTAATTATTTGAAATCAAAAAATATTTTTAATACTAAATACAAATGAGAAATTAAAAAAATAAAATTCGAAAACGAAAAAAGGGAATTGGAAGCAAGAATAAAAGCATTAAAACAATATTCTAAACATTTAGAAAGAGAAGAGGGATTAGAATATGAATAA
- a CDS encoding PHP domain-containing protein — protein sequence MNRKKKNKIWFLGLGASLIGSVMPLTAISCWNWNNTDWARPNPKPEPTDNKREDNKSNSKPEEYTNIDKMRNEYSALWATSQTKMPEATYSKGYSADKLFGYALNLGAMEINNRVIDGDIFNQKLAELKDYVKSAIKDILDIDEKRNPHVKIIFGMQVPDGFLSSPGFFGTENGKSYEEKIRQNNSDAFSYEEYLSNYRLFSQRRIANNDKYFRDFKENDIKALNELNSDYWANFSLIEPLLKRARDAKMTLEFLEQYIIVIEALKKDLNRSDLPLKIQLTAETKNKIESLYNKTNLLMEPKNYFFLDLDGYKWLFDLPDFKANYDNGWKFNRLLKLINEFILPLTWLTKNYIPFWEDVKLEFRNELYTKYLYKQWDNSSAQYVGELIKQNKQEANDNLSKWLTKNSALNLKFKEIE from the coding sequence GTGAATCGTAAAAAAAAGAATAAAATATGATTTTTGGGACTTGGAGCTAGTTTAATAGGGTCTGTAATGCCATTAACGGCGATTAGTTGCTGAAATTGAAATAATACAGATTGAGCTAGACCTAATCCTAAACCGGAACCGACAGATAACAAAAGAGAGGATAATAAATCTAATTCTAAGCCAGAAGAATATACAAATATCGATAAAATGAGAAATGAATATTCGGCTTTATGAGCTACTAGTCAAACTAAAATGCCAGAAGCAACTTATTCAAAAGGCTATAGTGCAGATAAGCTTTTTGGTTATGCTTTAAATTTGGGGGCAATGGAAATTAATAACAGAGTTATTGATGGTGATATATTTAATCAAAAATTAGCCGAATTAAAAGATTATGTAAAAAGTGCTATTAAAGATATTTTAGATATAGATGAAAAAAGAAACCCGCATGTAAAAATAATTTTTGGAATGCAAGTGCCAGACGGTTTTTTATCTAGCCCCGGTTTTTTTGGAACCGAAAACGGCAAATCTTATGAAGAAAAAATTAGACAAAATAATTCAGACGCTTTTAGTTATGAAGAATATTTATCAAACTATCGACTTTTTTCACAAAGGAGAATAGCGAATAATGATAAATATTTTAGAGATTTTAAAGAAAATGATATAAAAGCTTTAAACGAATTAAATAGTGATTATTGAGCTAATTTTTCATTAATAGAACCATTATTAAAAAGAGCACGAGATGCAAAAATGACATTGGAATTTTTAGAACAGTACATTATTGTTATTGAAGCGCTAAAAAAAGATTTAAATAGAAGTGATTTACCTTTAAAAATTCAGCTTACAGCTGAAACAAAGAACAAAATAGAAAGTTTATATAATAAAACTAATTTATTAATGGAACCTAAAAATTACTTTTTTTTAGATTTAGATGGTTATAAATGATTATTTGATTTACCTGATTTCAAAGCTAATTATGATAACGGTTGAAAATTTAATCGACTATTAAAATTAATTAATGAATTTATTTTGCCTCTAACCTGATTAACAAAAAATTACATCCCTTTTTGGGAAGATGTTAAATTGGAGTTTAGAAATGAACTTTATACAAAATATTTGTATAAACAATGGGACAATTCAAGCGCTCAATATGTGGGTGAATTAATAAAACAAAATAAACAAGAAGCAAATGATAATTTATCTAAATGATTAACTAAAAATTCTGCTTTGAATTTGAAATTCAAAGAAATTGAATAA
- a CDS encoding Mbov_0395 family pilin-like conjugal transfer protein codes for METLKKLMMFDIDESGRVIETIKTKGKDLMQLVGTWGSIICGILLFIAFLGALINTIYQGIKLQNVKDEEEIKKARTKIRWGWIGCGIAIVIFALFGIAMGIAAAIIGWN; via the coding sequence ATGGAAACATTAAAAAAACTTATGATGTTTGATATTGATGAAAGTGGGCGTGTTATTGAAACAATAAAAACAAAGGGTAAAGATCTAATGCAGTTAGTCGGTACATGAGGGTCGATTATTTGTGGGATATTACTATTTATAGCTTTTTTAGGAGCTTTAATTAACACGATTTATCAAGGAATTAAATTGCAAAATGTAAAGGACGAAGAAGAAATTAAAAAAGCAAGAACAAAAATTAGATGAGGTTGAATAGGTTGTGGTATAGCGATTGTAATATTTGCATTATTTGGTATTGCAATGGGCATTGCCGCCGCAATTATTGGCTGAAATTAA
- a CDS encoding AAA family ATPase, giving the protein MNLKEAITTQLKFKLLNKNIVILKGNTSEFISPKILNLPIKKPSLDNINKNLLKSEYLESLTEFVNLDFLTFNQYLLHYLYQDKNLDIDNIYLYNSNWEMESEIVHGNIKIFKNKDKKTDTLKTFDDIEKSEIFDFVNIESNDNVKNEDINLKLKSLIIEKINNEGIASQNLFILDLADSIYSDKNAQLDIAKLNSLIDMFTNEINQIAHKNKPSNFKLIILIKNDQIFNSILFNNNQEITSLIIPSPSLEERKSFFNIRGILFKKLDNKLITKKEIDDASAITNGLTFRELFQLEVFSNNIDNIKDFKELYRLCFFEKKESEWEKINAENLNKFLEDFDNKVKGQSHVGIKIKDTLIRSQIGLQGILQSSDIQKKSKPRGILFFAGPTGVGKTESAKALSEFIFNDPNQIIRFDMSEYNHEESDQKLLGAAPGYIGYEAGGTLTNSVLQKPFSILLFDEIEKANSKIFDKFLQILEDGRLTSSKGELVDFSETFIIFTSNIGASTMPKDIDNKKIQEHFISEVKKYFSYELKRPEILNRIGIPNIIPFNKITSLEIKIDIIKSKIKKMKEFLLKEKNIKLIFDDSIEEYYLLVANNVDDSMGARSLILFLETDLVKAISNIIFKNRELIENKLLESKDDDALVNLKLKYVSSNNSHGFKEEIF; this is encoded by the coding sequence ATGAATTTAAAAGAAGCAATTACAACGCAATTAAAATTTAAATTACTCAATAAAAATATTGTGATTTTAAAAGGAAACACTTCTGAGTTTATATCTCCTAAAATATTGAATTTGCCAATAAAAAAACCGTCATTAGATAATATAAATAAAAATTTATTAAAAAGTGAATATTTAGAATCCCTTACTGAATTTGTAAATTTAGATTTTTTAACTTTCAATCAATATTTATTGCATTATTTATATCAGGATAAAAATCTAGACATTGATAATATATATCTTTACAATTCAAATTGAGAAATGGAGAGTGAAATCGTTCACGGAAATATAAAAATTTTTAAAAATAAAGATAAAAAAACTGATACTTTGAAAACTTTTGATGATATTGAAAAATCAGAAATATTTGATTTTGTAAATATTGAAAGTAATGATAATGTCAAAAATGAGGATATCAATTTAAAATTAAAAAGTTTAATAATTGAGAAAATCAATAATGAAGGAATTGCTTCACAAAATTTATTTATCTTAGATTTAGCTGATTCTATTTATAGCGATAAAAATGCTCAATTAGATATCGCTAAATTAAATTCATTGATTGATATGTTCACTAACGAAATTAATCAAATAGCTCATAAAAACAAACCTTCAAATTTTAAATTAATAATTTTGATAAAAAACGATCAAATATTTAATTCAATACTTTTTAATAATAATCAGGAAATAACATCACTAATAATTCCAAGTCCTTCATTAGAGGAAAGAAAATCATTTTTTAACATAAGAGGGATTTTATTTAAAAAACTTGATAATAAATTAATAACCAAAAAAGAAATTGATGATGCAAGTGCAATAACTAATGGATTAACTTTTAGAGAATTATTTCAACTTGAAGTATTTTCTAATAATATTGATAATATAAAAGATTTTAAAGAACTATATAGACTATGTTTTTTTGAAAAGAAAGAATCAGAATGAGAAAAAATTAATGCTGAAAATTTAAATAAATTCTTAGAAGATTTTGACAATAAAGTTAAAGGTCAATCTCATGTTGGTATTAAAATAAAAGACACACTAATTAGAAGTCAGATTGGATTACAAGGTATTTTACAAAGCTCTGACATTCAAAAAAAATCAAAACCAAGAGGAATTTTATTCTTTGCTGGACCTACAGGTGTTGGAAAAACTGAATCAGCAAAAGCTTTATCTGAATTTATTTTTAATGACCCAAATCAAATAATTAGATTTGATATGTCAGAGTATAACCATGAAGAATCTGATCAAAAACTTTTAGGAGCTGCTCCAGGTTATATTGGATATGAAGCTGGCGGCACGCTTACTAATTCTGTTTTACAAAAACCTTTTTCTATTTTATTATTTGATGAGATAGAAAAGGCTAATTCAAAAATATTTGATAAATTTTTACAAATTTTAGAAGATGGTAGATTGACTTCTTCTAAAGGAGAATTAGTTGATTTTTCAGAAACATTTATTATTTTTACTTCAAATATAGGTGCTTCTACAATGCCTAAAGACATAGATAATAAAAAAATTCAAGAGCACTTTATTTCAGAAGTTAAAAAATATTTTAGCTATGAGTTAAAAAGACCTGAGATTTTAAATAGAATTGGCATACCGAACATAATTCCTTTTAATAAAATTACCTCTTTAGAAATAAAAATTGACATTATAAAATCTAAAATTAAAAAAATGAAAGAATTTTTATTAAAAGAAAAAAACATAAAATTAATATTTGATGATTCGATTGAAGAATATTATTTATTAGTTGCTAATAATGTTGATGATTCAATGGGAGCTCGTTCTCTTATTTTATTTTTAGAAACTGATTTAGTAAAAGCAATATCAAATATCATTTTTAAAAATAGAGAACTAATTGAAAATAAATTATTAGAATCAAAAGACGACGACGCTTTAGTAAATTTAAAACTAAAATATGTATCTTCAAATAATAGCCACGGTTTTAAAGAAGAAATATTTTAA
- a CDS encoding type IV secretory system conjugative DNA transfer family protein: MNNDKKRFNKKIKVISIILVNLALWMLLFIGYFLYDNYKRLQEAFKNNILKVMWRSFNNYWWITITAFLVVNLFMILIYWVIPKLFKRVKVKNNDYSKVWMYNEVKNLGDKKEFDENYRIKKPFKEGFNENSGWVIKANLKEGYILSENQTLILGGTGSGKSQKIIIPSIFYNMMLKDDKKPNMVITDLKGELTSIFAKPLKNHGYSVKVLDLIKLKNSMGFNVFSSIWDLCFKDKNKVAFDEAFKQIDILVYNLKKWNLAGNSEEFWARGGIEILYNLICAMLLMGFYFKDDFKKEDFNFNNLLGLLDINTFKNGAWFYKLFDRQDLSKEFITIKNSLLSYINLPEKQLAGHLGFSTQAVLPYVKESWINNLVLTDEIKINELFDNNKSKPFAVLIKIPEDDETRSSIAINFILQLYQKAINVAEDNDNGKLYRNLFYFLDEFGNLPAIPGMQTKLSAGRGRGIFFACVLQSLTQLEDKYKDAGKTIKDVFNSWIFLGGINNQKTLEEISSLIGKEEYKKTSTTTGSSTKSETSSTQERQAIEMAELQKLRKNQILILQKQEKALLLNIKFAYEYLKYNQKDGTEHLKNNLKDVLIREINFMDFKISENSNLNNKELVETEFNKNNNSQIVEETNKMVETIKNEEKPITINDLIKYIKSNVDFVKAFLSNEDFELLMELLNKNNNLTSDEKQNLKVLLIKVKPFYMLYFKDKQEDVEN; encoded by the coding sequence ATGAATAATGATAAAAAAAGATTTAACAAGAAGATTAAGGTAATTAGCATTATTTTAGTAAATCTAGCTTTGTGAATGCTTTTATTTATAGGATATTTTTTATATGATAACTATAAAAGATTACAAGAAGCTTTTAAAAATAATATTTTAAAGGTAATGTGAAGATCTTTTAATAATTACTGATGAATTACAATTACAGCCTTTTTAGTTGTTAATTTATTTATGATATTGATATATTGAGTAATACCGAAATTGTTTAAAAGAGTAAAAGTTAAAAATAATGATTATAGCAAGGTATGAATGTATAACGAAGTTAAAAATTTGGGCGATAAAAAAGAGTTCGATGAGAATTATCGTATTAAAAAACCGTTTAAAGAAGGCTTTAATGAAAATAGCGGTTGAGTTATTAAAGCTAATTTAAAAGAGGGTTATATATTAAGTGAAAATCAAACTTTAATATTAGGTGGTACAGGTTCAGGTAAAAGTCAAAAAATCATTATTCCTAGCATTTTTTATAACATGATGCTTAAAGATGATAAAAAACCTAATATGGTTATAACCGATCTAAAAGGAGAACTTACATCTATATTCGCTAAACCACTTAAAAATCATGGTTATAGTGTAAAAGTATTGGATCTAATTAAATTAAAAAATTCAATGGGTTTTAATGTATTTAGTTCGATTTGAGATTTGTGTTTTAAGGATAAAAATAAGGTGGCTTTTGATGAGGCTTTTAAACAAATTGATATATTAGTTTATAATCTTAAAAAATGGAATTTAGCAGGTAATAGCGAGGAATTTTGAGCTCGTGGCGGCATAGAAATACTCTATAACTTAATTTGTGCTATGTTATTAATGGGATTTTATTTTAAAGATGATTTTAAAAAAGAAGATTTTAATTTTAATAATCTCTTAGGTTTATTAGATATTAATACTTTTAAAAATGGAGCATGATTTTATAAATTGTTTGACAGACAAGATTTATCAAAAGAATTTATTACTATTAAAAACTCTTTATTAAGCTATATTAATTTACCGGAAAAACAATTAGCGGGACATTTAGGTTTTTCAACACAGGCAGTTTTACCATATGTTAAAGAAAGTTGAATTAATAATTTAGTTTTAACTGATGAAATAAAGATAAATGAATTGTTTGATAATAATAAATCAAAACCATTTGCAGTATTAATAAAAATACCAGAGGACGATGAAACCAGAAGCTCAATTGCAATAAACTTTATTTTACAACTATATCAAAAAGCAATTAATGTAGCAGAAGATAATGATAATGGAAAATTATATCGTAATTTATTTTACTTTTTAGATGAGTTTGGCAATTTACCAGCAATACCAGGTATGCAAACAAAATTATCAGCAGGGCGTGGCAGGGGAATATTTTTCGCATGCGTATTACAATCATTAACGCAATTGGAAGATAAATATAAAGATGCTGGCAAAACGATCAAAGATGTATTTAATTCATGGATTTTTTTAGGTGGAATAAATAATCAAAAAACATTAGAAGAAATAAGCTCACTTATAGGAAAAGAAGAATATAAAAAAACATCCACAACAACTGGATCATCTACAAAAAGTGAAACATCTTCAACACAAGAAAGACAAGCAATCGAAATGGCTGAATTGCAAAAGTTAAGAAAAAATCAAATCCTTATATTACAAAAACAAGAAAAAGCATTACTATTAAATATTAAATTTGCTTATGAGTACTTAAAATATAACCAAAAAGACGGTACGGAACACTTAAAAAATAATTTGAAAGATGTTTTGATTAGAGAGATTAATTTTATGGATTTTAAGATTTCTGAAAATTCAAATTTAAACAATAAAGAATTAGTTGAGACAGAATTTAACAAAAATAACAATAGTCAAATTGTAGAAGAAACAAATAAAATGGTCGAAACAATAAAAAATGAAGAAAAGCCAATTACTATTAATGATTTGATTAAATACATAAAAAGCAATGTTGATTTTGTAAAAGCATTTTTGAGTAATGAGGATTTTGAGTTATTAATGGAATTATTAAATAAAAACAATAATTTAACAAGCGATGAAAAACAAAACCTAAAAGTTTTATTAATTAAAGTTAAGCCATTTTATATGCTTTATTTTAAAGATAAACAAGAAGATGTGGAAAATTAA
- a CDS encoding Mbov_0396 family ICE element transmembrane protein has product MIINGVASALLSPIFYALFGVFWGIFISFPFLLLNGIFYAIKFFGFEFFQVLAFGTSDPEKLGSNSVPAAFLGAAIISIALLLISIIIVVIKYHFGGKDTKEGQTSIKTALKNVIPAISIIVFIPLILFLFNLLMMVAFESLEKALSLSEYGSSKLNVIEKIYISLNSDYPSVKEAMETKNIFAPPSYTEWFTPFLFSPWDIGIRFLINAIVGWTTLTILGGIVISVVVKVFHLFFLFIISPFVAVSSVIDGGKNLHKWKEMYIQKNLAILTQTIAIQFYLIFVIGIEKYLSELKNGTGLNTVAKTGLLPLLQIIIYCGSAVAVKSLSNLVVSFIGESTSQDDLKSAMTPFKTGLKLASGMAMAAGAVATGGATLGAMAAKGGVSGLIGGTIGKAINGTRQSILYGKQTSAGFSKAGAKMFSNSGVNKNNISAQRANLAEMKSLAHGVENTGGIQEQFKAFENPEAFRNMVTSNYDNYQKEIDWNKSQLSLLENKANKTKDEINTIQRMKNEIKDMEFRKEAYANRTNALLSKLQWEKANFNK; this is encoded by the coding sequence ATGATTATAAATGGTGTTGCAAGTGCATTATTGAGCCCTATATTCTATGCTCTTTTTGGTGTATTTTGGGGAATTTTTATAAGTTTCCCCTTTTTATTACTAAATGGCATATTTTATGCAATAAAATTTTTCGGTTTCGAATTCTTTCAGGTGTTAGCTTTTGGGACTTCCGACCCTGAAAAATTAGGGTCAAATTCTGTTCCGGCCGCTTTTTTGGGCGCAGCCATAATTAGCATAGCTTTATTACTGATTTCAATTATTATTGTTGTAATTAAATATCATTTTGGCGGAAAGGATACAAAAGAGGGACAAACTAGCATTAAGACAGCCTTAAAAAATGTTATACCCGCCATATCAATAATTGTGTTTATACCTTTGATTTTGTTTTTGTTTAACTTATTAATGATGGTGGCTTTTGAGTCGTTAGAGAAAGCGCTTTCACTTAGCGAATACGGTTCGTCAAAACTAAATGTAATAGAAAAAATTTACATATCTTTAAATAGTGATTATCCATCGGTAAAAGAAGCTATGGAAACAAAGAACATATTTGCACCTCCGAGCTATACAGAATGATTTACACCATTTTTATTTAGTCCGTGAGATATAGGAATTAGATTTTTAATTAATGCGATTGTCGGTTGAACTACATTAACTATTTTAGGTGGAATAGTTATTAGTGTTGTTGTTAAAGTATTTCACTTATTTTTCTTATTCATTATTAGTCCTTTTGTTGCGGTTAGCTCCGTTATAGATGGAGGTAAAAATCTGCACAAATGAAAAGAAATGTATATTCAAAAAAATTTAGCCATTTTAACTCAAACAATAGCAATTCAATTTTATTTAATTTTTGTGATTGGAATTGAAAAATATTTATCCGAATTAAAAAACGGAACAGGATTAAATACAGTTGCCAAAACAGGTCTTTTACCACTATTGCAAATTATTATTTATTGTGGTTCAGCGGTAGCGGTTAAATCATTATCAAATTTAGTAGTTTCATTTATTGGTGAATCAACGAGCCAGGATGATTTAAAATCTGCAATGACGCCATTTAAAACCGGGTTAAAATTAGCATCAGGCATGGCAATGGCCGCCGGTGCAGTAGCAACAGGTGGCGCAACACTAGGAGCGATGGCTGCAAAAGGTGGTGTTTCAGGCTTAATTGGTGGAACAATAGGAAAAGCTATTAATGGAACAAGACAATCAATATTATACGGCAAACAAACTAGCGCAGGATTTTCAAAAGCCGGAGCAAAAATGTTTTCAAATTCTGGCGTTAATAAAAACAATATAAGTGCGCAAAGAGCAAACTTGGCAGAAATGAAAAGTTTAGCACATGGTGTCGAAAACACAGGTGGTATTCAAGAGCAATTTAAAGCTTTTGAAAACCCAGAAGCATTTAGAAATATGGTAACAAGCAATTATGATAATTACCAAAAAGAAATTGATTGAAATAAAAGTCAATTATCTTTATTAGAAAACAAGGCAAATAAAACCAAAGATGAAATTAATACTATTCAAAGAATGAAAAATGAAATTAAAGATATGGAATTTAGAAAAGAAGCTTATGCGAATAGAACAAACGCTTTACTTTCTAAATTACAATGAGAAAAAGCTAATTTTAATAAATAA